In Myxococcus virescens, the genomic stretch TTCATCTTGACACTCCTCCCCCCGGAAACCGGGAAATCGCTGCGTACCGCAGGAGGACCACCACCGGGAAGAGTCCGTGACGACCCAGCCTCTTGGAAGGATGAAACCCTACTTCCAAGGTGGGCAATCGGTGGGTGGAGAGTCGGAAGAGGGGTCAGCGCCCGGGATTCTTGAGGAACAACCTCAAGAATCCCGGGCACTTCCACCAGCGCGCGATGCAGGATTCGAACCTGCGGCCTTTGGCTCCGGAGGCCAACGCTCTATCCAGCTGAGCTAATCGCGCAACCGACATCCGGATGAAGCGGGGCGACAAGTAGCCGAAGTGCCCCGCCGAAGCAAGCACGCAATCCTACAACGGACGCCAGATGACGTGCCATCCCACCGGGGCGGAATGCGCCCCGTCCGCTCACACGCGACGCCTCCGGGCAGCCATCAGCATCAGGACGCCCCACCCCAGGAGCAGAAGGGGCGCACTCCCCTGCCCTCCCGCGGCACAGCTCAATCCGCCACCGCGGGAACTGACCTCCCGGATGATGTTGATGGAGGGATCCACCTTGAAGGCGCTCTCCGCCGAGCGCTCGCTTTCATTCCCCGCGGCATCCCGGGCCGAGGCACTGAATCTGTGGTCTCCCTCGCTGATGGCCCGGGTCAACGTCAGGCGCCACTGCCCGGTGGGTTCGACACGCGCACTGCCAAAGTCGAGCCCGTCAACGAAGAGCAGAACTTCACTCCCAGGTTCGGCGCTTCCCTGGAACGTCGGCGTGAGCGAGCCCACGACCGCATCGGGCGCGGGCGAACTCACCACCGGCACCAGGGGAGGCGTCGTGTCCAAACGCCAGACATGCACCGCAGGCGTTGCATCCACGTTGCCCGCCTCATCGCGAGCACGAACCTCGATGCGGTGCTCGCCTTCCGGCACGCCGTCCCACGTGTACGCAGGGGGGCAGTTGTCGAACGCAGCACCGTCGATGCTGCACTCGAAATTCACGAACGCCTCGTCGGACTCGAAACGGAAGACCGCCCGCGCCACGTTCGTATCCGCGGCAGGCATTTCAATGATGTTGGTCGTCGGTGCCACCGAGTCCACGCGCCACTCGTGCGTGCCCTGCACATCCGCGACGTTGCCGGCGCGGTCGACGGCGCGCACCGCGAACGTGTGAAGTGCATCCCCCACCGTGACTTCATGAGAGCTGGGGCCGGTACACGACGCGAAGGCACCGCCATCCAGGCTGCACTCGAACGTCGTGCCTGCCTCATTCGATTCGAACTGGAAGACCGCGCGCGGCTGATTCGTCAGGTGTGGCGGGGCCGCGGTGAGTCGAGTTTCCGGCTTCGTCGCGTCGACAGTAAACGTTCGAAAGGCTTCCGCACCGTCATTGCCTACGGCGTCGGTCAGCGAGACGGCCAGCACATGGGGCCCATCCGCCAGTTGCACCGGGCTATCGAAGCTCCACGACAACGACTGCTCCGGGACCTGGAACGTGCCTACGATGTCGCCATCGATCTTGATGATGAAGGTTCCGCGTTCGGAAACGCGTCCGCTGAATTGAGGCCACTGAACGTTGAAGTAGACATCGTTCTGAGCAGGAACGTTGATGACCGGCGCCACCGGCCCCGTCAGGTCGACGGTCCAGTTATAAACTGAGGGCGACGAGGCCTCTCGCCCCCCTCCTCGGGCCCACACTCTCAAGATGTGCCCCCCTTCGACGAGTCCCGTATACGGCTTGGTGGGCGACTCCGAGGTCGCGCAATCTTCCTCACGCGGCTCGTCGTCCAACTGGCACGCATAGATCACGGTGGTCAGATTGGAGGTGAAGCTGAACGACGCGCTGGTTTGCCGAGTCACCGTCGGGGGCCCCGTCTGAAAATAGGTCACCGGATCCCCCACCACCAACCTCCAGATGTGGTTGGCCGGGGTCTCATCCCGGTTCCCAGCCGCATCGACAGCCCGGATGAGCATGCTGTGATCACCCTCCGCGTAGACCGGAATGCCTGGAGGATTCGGGAGGGCAAAGGGACTCTCGCATGGCAAGAAGTCTCGTCCGTCATAGCTACACTCGAAGCTCACGACGTCCGTATCGTCATCCCCTCCGCGGAACGCGAAGGCCGTCGTCGGCTCGCCCGTCAACGCGTCCGGCTTGGACGTGATCACCGTGTCCGGAGGATCTCGATCCACCGTCCACGTCGCAGCAGCGGGCGTGGCATCTACATTGCCCGCGGCATCCACGGCTCTTGCCCAGAGTGTGTACGTGCTGGTGATCAACTCGGACGTCAGGTACGAGGCCCCGCAGGCCTCCCAGTCCTCATCCTCTTCTTCAGGCATCGTGGTCGACGAAGGCCGAACCAGGATGCACTGGAAGCCCACCACGTCCGTGTCGGGAGATGACAGGTTGAACCGGGCACGCAGCGCATTGCTCGGTGAATCCACCAAGGCCACCACCTGGGTGTCCGGACGAACCTTGTCCGTCCGCCACGAATAGGCGGCCGGCGTCGGGTCCACGTTGCCCGCCGTATCCCTCGCCCTCACCAGGAACCGGAACTGCACATCCGCACCCGGTGTCTGAACGATGATTCCACTCGCGCACGTGGTGAAGGGCGCCCCATTCAGGCTGCAC encodes the following:
- a CDS encoding Ig-like domain-containing protein; the protein is MDPTPAAYSWRTDKVRPDTQVVALVDSPSNALRARFNLSSPDTDVVGFQCILVRPSSTTMPEEEDEDWEACGASYLTSELITSTYTLWARAVDAAGNVDATPAAATWTVDRDPPDTVITSKPDALTGEPTTAFAFRGGDDDTDVVSFECSYDGRDFLPCESPFALPNPPGIPVYAEGDHSMLIRAVDAAGNRDETPANHIWRLVVGDPVTYFQTGPPTVTRQTSASFSFTSNLTTVIYACQLDDEPREEDCATSESPTKPYTGLVEGGHILRVWARGGGREASSPSVYNWTVDLTGPVAPVINVPAQNDVYFNVQWPQFSGRVSERGTFIIKIDGDIVGTFQVPEQSLSWSFDSPVQLADGPHVLAVSLTDAVGNDGAEAFRTFTVDATKPETRLTAAPPHLTNQPRAVFQFESNEAGTTFECSLDGGAFASCTGPSSHEVTVGDALHTFAVRAVDRAGNVADVQGTHEWRVDSVAPTTNIIEMPAADTNVARAVFRFESDEAFVNFECSIDGAAFDNCPPAYTWDGVPEGEHRIEVRARDEAGNVDATPAVHVWRLDTTPPLVPVVSSPAPDAVVGSLTPTFQGSAEPGSEVLLFVDGLDFGSARVEPTGQWRLTLTRAISEGDHRFSASARDAAGNESERSAESAFKVDPSINIIREVSSRGGGLSCAAGGQGSAPLLLLGWGVLMLMAARRRRV